The genomic region AGCACTACCATGGAACAATAGGAAGGTTCACTCAGGGAAGAGAATGCCAGAAATAAGCTGAAGAAGATAATTAATGAGGAATTCTCATCAACAGAACCCGTCTTTaaaatgttttgttttttaatttttattctgaTGATGAATTATGCAATATAGTCTAAAACATTGATAATAAAAAATTGCACACAATATAGTACTAAAAATCTGTGGAAACCACATGGCTTCAACGTTCTTGTGATTAATCTTAGGAGAAACTATAAAGCACATAAACAAGATACTCCTGTGGGCATTGAGAAAGATTTTTGACATTCAAAACCTTTAATCAGTTTCTAATGAGCATGACGCCAAAGAAATTGCTGGATCTTGCAAGGTCTCCCAAACCTACTGCTACCAAAATTTTAAGACTTCCCTGTCAATCTTTTTCCAAGTATTGAATTCTGCATTAAAATTTCGACATGCCCCACAAAAAATATGAAGTAGTTCTAACATTAAAGTTGGGTGAAAAGATTGGATTACCTCCAAGGAAATTTGGGTTGCCTGGGCCAAAGGCACGTGCATGGAGAGCTGAAACTGCAGCTGAAATACAATCAGAAGGCTTGAGGAATGCAGATACAGCCAGGAATGCCCCTCTCCAACCATGGCCTGGGAAAAGCCCTGAAACGCCTACACAATTACCCCCATTCATGGCCTCCATCTGGTTGGATATATCCTTACTGGACCTCCAGTTTTTGAAAGACCACCCAAGCTCAATTATTTCCTATTCATGCATCCAAACAAATCTATGTATTTAGCATTAGCCAATCCCTGCAGTGTaagaagatttatctttattctttacACTCAAAATCCTATAATATGAATTTAAGATTCAAGAGAGTGACAATTTTTCAGAAATTACCAATACATTGAATTGCCAAAATAGATCAAAGTTTAATGTTTTATTTAAAGAGACAAGACGCATACTCACAGGTGTGTAATTGGATGGCTTAGGAGatgatccaaaaacatcataatttGTGTTCTCAGCTCTCAGTTTCCAAAACATGTCCACCTTATGCCCACAGGCATTGGCACATTGGGTCAAGGAAGATACTCTCACAAACTTAGAGACTTCCTTCAAATCGAACCTATGCTCTAGAGGAATTGTGATCTCATTCCTTGTGTGCTTTGAAAGCCTTCCTAAATCGAACACACAACAACATCATGCACAATTATTTATCACAAACTTCTACTATAATCAATAACCCATTTTTAGCATTGAAGAAAGTAAGATACCAGTCCAAGAGAAGGGATCTATTAGGTAGCTGTTAAATAGAATCAGCAATCTttaaaaagaaattcaaatttcaaaaaattgggaaTTTAATTCTGAGATCTGAAGCTTAGTTCTTTACAGGGAAACCACCCTCACAACTATTAAATAGAAACAGTGCTATTAAATAGTTAAAAATAGACTAGACATAAATAAAGAGCTTTTCTCCATAGCTGTTTTAATTAATAGTAATACGCATAGATTTTTTATTGATATCACACCTAGTCACAGCTAGTTATAAGAAgaatcatctcatctcatctcatgAAAATTTACTGCCCCGGTCAAGAATGCTTCTTAGATTAAGCATATATCATATGAGAAACTACTCAGTGGATGTTTGAACTTCTGCAGCCTTCCAAGTTGTATTAACTGCCACCCCATTAAATAGACACAGTCATCTCCATCTTTGTCAGTGAACTTGCTGAAATTCAAACTTTAACATGAATATAAGAACTTGAATTTAATAAAACAACTGGAATTGAATACCTTGATGTTTCAAAGGGCCTCTGAATAATGGTGAAAGGCAGAGTGTCCTTCCTGTAGCTCTAGCAATGACAGCAGCAGACATATACTCCACCAATTGATTGTTAATCCCTAAGTAGCCAGTTACAACAGGAATTAAAAATTGTTCCTTTTTTACAAGGGGCACTACAAATGGCTCTTTTTTTTCAACTGGCTTTTTTTTAACAACAGGTGCTAAAAATGGTTTCTTTTTTTCAATAGGTTCTTTTTTTACAACAGGTGTCACAAATGGCTCTTTTTTTTCAACAGGTTTCTTTTTTACAACAGGCATGAAAAATGAGTCATTTTTTTCAACAGGGGCGAAAAATGACTCGTTTCTTTCAACAGGCTCTTTTTTTACAACTGGTGCGAAAAATGGCTCCTTTTTTTCAACAGGTTCCTTTTTTACAACAGGCACGAAAAATGACTCGTTTTTTTCAACAGGAAGGAAAAATGACTCGTTTTTTTCAACAGGAAGGAAAAATGACTCGTTTCTTTCAACAGGCTCCTTTTTCACAACTGGTGCGAAAAATGGCTCCTTTTTTTCAATAGGCTCCTTTTTAACAACTGGTGTGAAAAATGGCTCCTTTTTTTCAATAGGCTCCTTTTTAACAACCGGTTTGAAAAATGGCTCCTTTCTTTCAATAGGCTCTTTTTTTACAGGCGGTGCGAAAAATGGCTCCTTTTTTTCAACAGGCTCCTTTTTAACAACCTGCATCACAAACCAAAGAGCCAGCCCAAATCTACATTTCATTTCCTTTCAATCACAAACCCAAGCCAATTCAACACTCTATTTGCTTAAGTTTAACAGTTTATCACTTTCTGCTCTCGAGTCCTCTAAAATTCTGATGATAAATCATGGAatatgatctgaaacattgatgcaaaaaaatacacacaatcgaattcAAAAATAACAACCCTATTTACTTTCAATCTGTACTATTCAATTCTGACAAATGATTTTAAATTCTAAAACAATGGAACAATACAAAGTGCAATAATAACCTCTTCTGTATCAGTAATCTTCTCTGCAGCTAAGTAATAATAACCATGGGGGATTCTAACATAAAAAACCATGTACAGCATAACAAATATGGATCCTGTCATCACTACTGTCCATGTGCTAATATACTCCACTGCCTCCCCCATCTGGGATATTAGCTCTTGTTTCCCAAAATCCAGAGTTCTTGATTCCTGAGCTTTGTTTTTCTGGTACAAACCTATATTAAGAATTTAAGAGCTGTTTATAGGATATACATGAGTTCCAGAAGTGTAATCAACGGTATATAGAGAGCCCCATTTATGGGAATCTCTAGTTAAATGCTAGTTTGTAGATACTATAAAATACTCACTAGAGTTAAATCCCGCTTGTTTACATTGTAGTCGTCTTAGCATTGAGAGAGCATCCTGGTGATTTTTCCCATTACATTTTCTGATCATTTCAGCAGTTCAGTAAAACATCATAGCTGGGCTTTGAGGATACTAGTGAATATATAATAAAAGTTATTAAGGTATAAGTTGTGAATTGTGGTGGATTTGGAAAAGAGAATTAAATTGCCTGTAAAAGAACAAAAGATTACAGAGAAGAAGTTTGTAAATGGTAcagataaaagaaaaaagaaaaaagaaaaggtaCAATTATGCTAAGAATTGTCGTTAAAGGAGGTTTAAATttctatttattaaaaatatactGTATGGtatgtttaaaattaaaaattagtatatttatttataaaataacaTTTAAAAGATTCTTGGAGACATCATTTTTCAGGGCCGaagctattctggtttcaaaacagACCTTTTGTACAGCATGATAgcaacgtgttagtcaatcgcagccgtttattgcaaaatcgacggtgtaaaacgcatgttagtcaatccgtactgccgttTTGAAGCTAGAATAGACGTGTCCATTTTTCAGATGTCTAATTTTATTATCAACTATTTCATATCACATATTTATTTGAAAAGTTTaacttattaaattattttaaaaaaacatattattgaaaaaatatatgtaaaagagAGCGAGAGATATCATCTTTGATTCCTACTTTTTAATTATCAAAGTGAAATAGAAATCTAAAAATTATATCTCTAGGCATCTTTTTGTAAAGATAGATATGCTAATTTTACTTTGTACATCTTTATTCTTTTTTTAAAATTGATATATTTATctttaaacaaatatatatatgcaaaagatattatgtctattgattaatgtttttttttttttttcaaagtggAATAGACACTTTAATTTATTTAGTGGTTATTTTCATGTAAAGTAAAAGTAAAATGTGTATTTGATATTAAATCTTGTAATGTTAAGAGATATAATATTTATATGATTTGTCTAAATATTTGACATTATTTTTTCTAGAGAAAAATTTAATAGGGGACAATTATCTTTGGAATTGTCTCACATGTTGGACTAGTTAGTGGATAAGGACATGGTTGTGTAGTGTTCTTTTCTCTACTAGATAGTTGGCCCTTCTTGCTTTGCACTTCTCTTTGTTTCGAATAAATTTTCACCCTTCTTTTAGTTCCAagaataacaaattaataatttaatttttttaatagattaaaATAGTTCAttgttataaaaataaaatattaatacaaTTACATTTTCTTTTCTAGTGATGCGTGCGAAAAATCAATGCAAAGCATCCACAACTAGTTTCGAGCACCCAATCTGGTCACGAGCAATCCACAGGGGCTTCGATAATCACTTCATTGTTCTAGCAAACAACTCTAGGATGGAGGATCCTGGTATGGCCATATCACGGATCCACGATCAAgaagccttctttgcaaaaacaaaatattcTTTGATTAAGACGGTTAGGGCTCCCCCTCTTCCCTGCGAAGGCTGGGATCGTGACTGGCAGATGGTGAGTCGAAGAAATAAAAGGGCAATAGGGCAACCATTTTGCCTCAACTAGATTTCCAATCACTGtcgggaggagggttttgtaaaacctaattGGTCAATTAGTTCCTATGCTCGAAATACATGATATTCCCCAAATAAATTTACAAAGGGTAAGGAAACCCTAGGCCACCGCTCTATCTTGAATCATCAACATTCAAAGGAAGTAAAGCATCCTAAAATGATTTCACCTTCGAACCCTCCAACATTTTCAAACCGGACGGTCATTGAAATAGATACCCATACTCAGGCCAAGTATCATATGCATTGCAATGAGTGCATGATCTTTGCTCGATGGAAAGGCTGGGGGATTCTAACAGAACTAATAGCTAACTGGTTGTCTTCTTCCTACATTAACTAGGTAAAATCGACATCCTTCCTCATAATTTCCtggctattgaatgtggtaatcagggTTTGAGAAATAAATTTCTAAATGAGGGCATATTATCATTCAAGGGTTTTGGGTTCGATTGTTGGGAATGGCAACCCTTCTTTCTCCCATCTTGTTTAAATTCCTGCAGGGTTAATAGAGCAATTTCTCTCAAAAAATTTCATGTAGAATTGCGtaataatgattttttaagaataataggcaataaaattggtaaatttgtagaagttagaaaatcagcCTTTAGCTTCTTTAATCAGCTTCTGATcattaatatgaatataaacattaaatctttagagcccatCACGCTGAAATGCGACAATTATAGtctaaccctagaattacccttttataatggccCTTTCGATGACATTATCCCAAAAATGACCCCTTCTAATAAGCCTCACCCTGGATTGTGTGATGGCATCTCATTCAGATTTATGGTCGGAGGGGGTTTTACTTTTGAAGGTTGTAAGGCTGAAACTAACCCTAAGCTTCACACTTCTGAGAACCTATGTCCTCACCCCCATCCCATTAGCTCCCTTGCTAAGACCTCCCGCCCCCTTCTACCCACATTGCCAACTATCAATCCACCTATAGTTGATTCATTGCCTAGGGTTCTAGACCTGGAAGAAGGCAAAATTAGGGATTTGCCCCCTCTAGAGGGTCAACCAGGACTGGCTAAAAATTCATCGTCTAGCCCTCTCATCCCACCAAAAAGGCTGAGTCCCTTGAGGTCTCCCCCAATTATGAAACTATCTTCCTCTGTGCTACTGGTGGAGAGGGAAAATGGCTCCCCGGTATTAGGAATGGCTTCCCTGAAGGGTCAATCAATCCCTCAAGTCTCAAGTGATGAGGCTTTTGAGGGGGATGAGGATCACCCTCCTCCTACGAAGGGTGTTTCTGATACAATTGTAGAAACAGAAAGTGATCGAGCGTCTAGGGAAAtcaacatcattgccaattttgtaggggaagaagtagtaaacaaCCTTATGAATCAACTCGTTGACGAAATCTGtgatgatgaggaattggaaagacaaagggatctttACGTCAAAAATCTAGTGGATATTTCTAGAGTCGACTTAGAAATAGAGGAACTCTTTATAACTCTAGAAAATTTAGAAAATGATAATCTAGACACTCTAGGTATTCACATCTCTACAGAGAGCAAGAACTCTCCGGACTGCGCTAAATTCAGCAGGAGAAGAGGCAaaagatcccttgctgaactaagatcaaaggatggggAAGCAATTAGTTAGTctaaaatttcatctctttttaatgtaggggaggggaattTCCttcccacagagccatgaaaatcataacatggaatgttaggggtttgaatgcccctaacaaatagcaCATCCTAAAGCGCTGCATCTCTGATTCAAAACCAGACATAattttaatccaagaaactaaaatgaacgcCTCTGAGATCggcctttttgagaaaaaacttgGCCCCCGATAGCTAATGCACTCCCCAACTATAGGGGCCTCAGGAGGATTGGCAATCATTTGGGACTCCAGATTCATCTCATTTACACCTCTAGAGATTAAGCAAAATTAGATAGGAGGAGCAGTAGCAAGCTATAATAATAAGCTAAGATTCAATTTGATTAATGTTTATGGTCCCACCTAGAATAGGGATAAGGCTCGGGTGTGTATGGAACTTGAAGCTTTCCTCAGAAATCACCCAAATGATGTATGTATCATTGGGGGTGATTTCAAAGCCATTATTAGGTTAGAAGACAAAAGAGGAGGAAGTAGCAGACTTCCTCCAGCAGCTGtcgatttcaatcattggatcaataggaattccctgCTGGAAATCCAAACGACAGAGAATGCCTTTACCTAGAATAATAGAAGGTTAGGTTTCAGTAACATTGTAGAGAAATTAGACAGGTTCTTGATCTATGGGGAAATCTCGGAGCTTAAGCACACCATGGAAGCAGAGCCTTTGCCTTTATCAGGATCTGACCACTTTCCACTCCAACTAAACTTATTGTCAAACCACTCCCCTAGAAactgtcccttcaaatttgaaagcATGTGATTCAGAGATGCTAACTTGCTAAACCTTATTGAAAATTGGTGGAAAGGCTCTTCGTTCTCAGgatcaaagatgtttattgttgcaaacaagttaaagcttatcaaaaggaagctcttggaATGGAATAGGATAAATTTTGGGAATATTTTCAACAAAAAACTCTTAATAAAAAacgatcttaagaatgttaactcTAAAGTTCTAgaaaaggggatggatgaacatctcttccttaaaGAAAAAGCACTACTCTTCGAGTATGAAAAGATCCagtcaaatgaagagatcttctgGAGACAAAAAcctagggagacttggttgagtgatggggatcgTAACACCAAGTTTTTCCATAATAGTACCAAGAAAAGGCGATGGGTTAATCAAATTTCTAGTATTAAGAATTGTCAGGGCTCCAGCTTGTTGGAACTAGCTGAGATTGCCTCTGAGGCAGTAAGGTTCTTTGacaaaattttaaacaattatGAGGACTCCAACCTAataggccaactcaatattatcaagaatctcccAAAACTCATCAACGACGACCACAATAAAAACCTGCTTAAGAAATTATCTGAGGAGGAAGTTAAAtttgtccttatgaagatgaatctggATAAGGCACtaggcccggatggcttccccaccaGCTTTTTAAAAAAATgctggggttttatggggacagagatcacgGAAGCTTTAGAAGGTGTTAGGAATTCAGGAAAGATTCTCAAGGAGATCAACAATACCTTCCTAGCActaatccccaaaaaagagaaaccTAGAGCTTCAATGACTTCAGACCTATAGCCTTATGCAATACCCTTtataaactcttaaccaaaactctAGTAGCCAGACTTCAGAATCTTCTCCCTatcatcattagtgaagaacaaattgGTTTTgtagcagatagatcaatctatgatgggatCATAATAGCCCAAGAGGCTATTCATTCAGTCCAGATCAATAGCGCCCCAAGCATGCTAGTCAAACTAGATATaagtaaagcttatgacaaagttgattggcgtTTTTTATGTAAATGCTCGGAGGCATTTGGCTTCTCCAAAATCTGGATCAACCTAATTTTTGAATGTATCTCCACCCCTAAATTCTTTGTTATTGTTAATGGTTCCCCGGAAGGCTTCTTTAGTAGCTCGAGAgggcttaggcaaggagatcctatgtcccccttcctcttcatcatcatggtagAAGCCCTAGAGAGATCCATCTCTAAGGATAAAGAGGAGggagggatccaaggaatccctatTACCAATGGCCTCCCCTCCTTTAcccatcagcaatttgttgatgatacaatgctTTTTGGTCAAGGAAGCTCAAAGGAAGTGggtgccttcaaaggcatcctcaatTCCTATATGTTAGCTTCAAGGCAAGAGGTGAATCTGGATAAATCAGTAGTCTTCATGTTCAACATTAACCCCTTAATAGGAATGGAGGTCTGCAAAATCCTGGAGATTAGCCAGGGGActcttccttgtaaatatctaggtATTCCCCTAGACAAGGGAAGGAGATCTTCAAAAttgtgggacaacttggtggataaaatgaagtccaggattaacacttggaaaggaaaatggataTCATCTACAGGAAGGGCAATCTTGGTTAGATTGGTTTTGTCAGCGATGCCCATTTACCAACTCTCCTGTCAACATCTATCTTCTTCCAAACTTGCAAAACTCAACAAGCATATTAGAACTTTCTTCTGACAAGGTGCCAATGATGACCGGAAAATATCACTCGTGTCTTGGGATAAGATATGTAGACCTAAAGATGAAGTAGGGGTGGGCATTAAAAACCTCCAAGATCAAGGAAGAGCCCTTAGTGCCAAATTGGTCTGGAGAATGTTTAGAAACCCCCACCTTAAGTGGGCAAGGCtgttgcaccacaaataccttaatggagggaatcctatccaaatattTAGAGAAATCAATCCTCCTAGAGGATCTTGCTTATGGAATTTCTTGTTGGATTGCAGGAGTATCATTTCAGACAAACTTACATGGAATCTAGGGACATGGGATAAAGCCCTCTTTTGGTCTGATTCATGGAGTGGGTATGGGCAATTGAGAATATTTATGACTTTGGTGCCACCCGTTACCTCCTTGAATCACATAGAGGAACCTTGTTAAAAAATTATATCTCCCCTTCAATGGAAGGGGGAGGATGGCAGTGGATGGAGAGGGATGATGAGGATATTCCATCAGGGGTCAAAAGTAAGCTCATGGCAATTATTAGGTCAAGGGACATAGCCTTTGGTCACTATGAGGATAAGCTCGTATGGGATGGTTCCTTAAGAGGAGAATATAATTCCAAGGATGGATACTCTCTTATATCCAAAGCATatattagacctatgtctaagctccCCTTGAAACTCTACTGGGATAGATATTGCCTTCCTAAGGCCGGCCTTTTCTCTTGGCTTGCGATTCAGAACAAGCTCCTAATTGCGGACAATTTAGGAGAATGGGATATGAGGGTCCAAGTAGACGTCCTCTTTGTGAGGTGGATGAAGAAGAAACCAACCATCTTCTCCTCAACTGCCCTTTTTCTTACCAATGCTGGGTTTGGTTCACCAAGAAACTTGAGTGGTCTGT from Cryptomeria japonica chromosome 3, Sugi_1.0, whole genome shotgun sequence harbors:
- the LOC131080036 gene encoding uncharacterized protein LOC131080036 isoform X2 produces the protein MGEAVEYISTWTVVMTGSIFVMLYMVFYVRIPHGYYYLAAEKITDTEEVVKKEPVEKKEPFFAPPVKKEPIERKEPFFKPVVKKEPIEKKEPFFTPVVKKEPIEKKEPFFAPVVKKEPVERNESFFLPVEKNESFFLPVEKNESFFVPVVKKEPVEKKEPFFAPVVKKEPVERNESFFAPVEKNDSFFMPVVKKKPVEKKEPFVTPVVKKEPIEKKKPFLAPVVKKKPVEKKEPFVVPLVKKEQFLIPVVTGYLGINNQLVEYMSAAVIARATGRTLCLSPLFRGPLKHQGRLSKHTRNEITIPLEHRFDLKEVSKFVRVSSLTQCANACGHKVDMFWKLRAENTNYDVFGSSPKPSNYTPEIIELGWSFKNWRSSKDISNQMEAMNGGNCVGVSGLFPGHGWRGAFLAVSAFLKPSDCISAAVSALHARAFGPGNPNFLGVHWRFEESNCKNHDLGLCFVRCGDGSIISSGLHFMKWKKHHWNCMGIITTMEDIVAAILEKAKEQSVDSVYLATDGWIRGHKAQMLLAKVIRALRKERINVAGLWKMKGVPNFSDGTYFDSTELGLDKSCNIKTNQMVSFVEQEMCLRTKAFLGSGESTWSLSVFYARLATRKAFEIIRSGRQESNVNEYIIEQLLSDQHASGLMCRYSIFYNQKKANYTVEESQDEDPDGWLDLEACEKRITKGGHCNLAVCF
- the LOC131080036 gene encoding uncharacterized protein LOC131080036 isoform X1 produces the protein MIRKCNGKNHQDALSMLRRLQCKQAGFNSSLYQKNKAQESRTLDFGKQELISQMGEAVEYISTWTVVMTGSIFVMLYMVFYVRIPHGYYYLAAEKITDTEEVVKKEPVEKKEPFFAPPVKKEPIERKEPFFKPVVKKEPIEKKEPFFTPVVKKEPIEKKEPFFAPVVKKEPVERNESFFLPVEKNESFFLPVEKNESFFVPVVKKEPVEKKEPFFAPVVKKEPVERNESFFAPVEKNDSFFMPVVKKKPVEKKEPFVTPVVKKEPIEKKKPFLAPVVKKKPVEKKEPFVVPLVKKEQFLIPVVTGYLGINNQLVEYMSAAVIARATGRTLCLSPLFRGPLKHQGRLSKHTRNEITIPLEHRFDLKEVSKFVRVSSLTQCANACGHKVDMFWKLRAENTNYDVFGSSPKPSNYTPEIIELGWSFKNWRSSKDISNQMEAMNGGNCVGVSGLFPGHGWRGAFLAVSAFLKPSDCISAAVSALHARAFGPGNPNFLGVHWRFEESNCKNHDLGLCFVRCGDGSIISSGLHFMKWKKHHWNCMGIITTMEDIVAAILEKAKEQSVDSVYLATDGWIRGHKAQMLLAKVIRALRKERINVAGLWKMKGVPNFSDGTYFDSTELGLDKSCNIKTNQMVSFVEQEMCLRTKAFLGSGESTWSLSVFYARLATRKAFEIIRSGRQESNVNEYIIEQLLSDQHASGLMCRYSIFYNQKKANYTVEESQDEDPDGWLDLEACEKRITKGGHCNLAVCF